The Methylacidimicrobium sp. B4 genome contains a region encoding:
- a CDS encoding sodium-translocating pyrophosphatase, whose protein sequence is MIDHALGLSIGFALVGIVAAIALAWQVRGMDAGNEQMRLIAGAIQEGAAAYLGRQMRAVAGIAVVLFLLIGFFKSWWAGGGFLLGAGCSFLAGFIGMRVAVLANVRTAQAATMGPEPAMHAAFRGGAVTGLLVVGLALFSVGAFYLLSVSYQGLRETVSALVGLALGASLISVFARLGGGIYTKAADVGADLTGKIEQRLEEDDPRNPATIADNVGDNVGDCAGMAADVFETYVVSLIGAVLVAAISLDGNPAAMMYPFLVGCITILGALCGIGYVSFSKAPAGKALVQGVVANGVVASVLFLPLCFWLFPDRWAQEYSCSVIGVLMTAAMVIITDHYTKTTAKPVQKIARASQTGHATNIIAGLALGMEATALPVLFIAIAVLATFWLDRLYGVAIAVRCMLSMAGVVISLDSFGPITDNAGGIAVMSGLPKQTRQVTDELDAVGNTMKAVTKGYAIGSAGLAALVLFGSYVEELRHYSSQATAEVLQFRLQDPKVIVGLFLGALLPYLFAARSMAAVGNAAGAVVEEVRKQIAEIPGLLQGTARPLYGRCVDIVTKAALHEMVLPALLPLILVVAIAVIPGLGPIVLGGALIGTIVTGLFVAISMTSSGGAWDNAKKYIEEGHYGGKGSETHAASVTGDTVGDPYKDTAGPAINPMIKVVNVLAILVIGIFAHYWKL, encoded by the coding sequence TTGATCGATCACGCCCTCGGGCTCTCCATCGGCTTTGCTCTCGTAGGGATTGTTGCCGCCATCGCCTTGGCCTGGCAAGTACGCGGCATGGACGCCGGCAACGAGCAGATGCGCTTGATCGCTGGCGCCATTCAGGAGGGAGCCGCGGCTTATTTGGGCCGACAGATGCGGGCAGTGGCGGGGATCGCCGTCGTCCTCTTTCTTCTCATCGGTTTCTTCAAGAGCTGGTGGGCCGGCGGAGGCTTTCTGCTGGGTGCGGGCTGCTCCTTCCTGGCGGGATTCATCGGGATGCGCGTGGCCGTGCTGGCGAACGTGCGAACGGCGCAGGCGGCCACGATGGGGCCGGAGCCAGCGATGCACGCGGCTTTCCGTGGGGGAGCGGTGACCGGGTTGCTCGTCGTCGGGCTCGCCCTCTTTTCCGTGGGAGCTTTCTATTTGCTGTCAGTCTCCTATCAAGGCTTGCGAGAGACCGTTTCGGCGCTCGTCGGGTTGGCGCTGGGGGCTAGCTTAATCAGCGTCTTTGCACGGCTGGGTGGTGGGATCTACACCAAGGCAGCCGACGTGGGAGCCGACCTGACCGGCAAAATCGAGCAGCGTCTGGAGGAGGACGATCCGCGCAACCCGGCCACGATCGCGGACAACGTCGGTGACAATGTCGGTGACTGCGCAGGAATGGCGGCAGACGTCTTCGAGACCTACGTCGTCAGCCTGATCGGAGCGGTTCTCGTCGCGGCGATCAGCCTGGACGGAAACCCCGCCGCGATGATGTATCCCTTTCTGGTCGGCTGCATTACCATCCTGGGGGCCCTTTGCGGGATCGGCTATGTGAGCTTCTCGAAGGCACCAGCGGGGAAGGCTCTGGTTCAAGGGGTCGTGGCCAATGGGGTCGTTGCATCCGTTCTTTTCCTGCCCCTCTGCTTCTGGCTCTTCCCGGACCGGTGGGCACAAGAATACAGCTGCTCGGTGATCGGGGTGCTGATGACCGCCGCCATGGTCATCATCACCGATCACTATACAAAGACCACGGCGAAGCCGGTGCAGAAGATCGCGCGTGCCTCTCAAACAGGTCACGCGACGAACATCATCGCGGGATTGGCCTTGGGGATGGAGGCGACCGCCTTGCCCGTCCTCTTCATCGCGATCGCGGTGCTCGCCACCTTCTGGCTCGACCGGCTTTATGGCGTCGCCATCGCCGTTCGCTGCATGTTGAGCATGGCGGGCGTGGTCATCTCGTTGGACAGCTTCGGACCGATCACGGATAACGCGGGGGGAATCGCCGTCATGAGCGGACTGCCGAAGCAGACGCGCCAGGTGACCGACGAGCTCGACGCGGTGGGCAACACGATGAAAGCGGTTACAAAGGGCTATGCGATCGGCTCGGCGGGGTTGGCAGCCCTGGTCCTCTTTGGTTCCTATGTCGAAGAGCTCCGCCACTACAGCTCGCAGGCAACCGCCGAGGTCTTGCAGTTCCGGCTCCAGGATCCCAAGGTGATCGTGGGCCTCTTCCTGGGCGCTCTCCTCCCCTACCTCTTCGCTGCCCGGAGCATGGCCGCGGTCGGGAATGCAGCCGGTGCGGTCGTCGAAGAAGTCCGGAAGCAGATTGCGGAGATCCCGGGCCTCCTCCAGGGGACAGCCCGGCCTCTCTACGGCCGGTGCGTCGACATCGTGACCAAGGCTGCCCTGCACGAAATGGTCCTCCCCGCGCTCCTCCCTCTGATCCTGGTGGTCGCCATCGCCGTGATCCCTGGGCTCGGTCCGATCGTTCTTGGAGGCGCTCTCATCGGCACCATCGTCACCGGCCTCTTCGTCGCGATCTCCATGACCTCTAGCGGCGGCGCATGGGACAACGCCAAGAAATACATCGAGGAAGGTCATTACGGGGGCAAGGGATCCGAGACGCACGCCGCCTCGGTCACGGGCGATACCGTGGGTGACCCTTACAAGGATACTGCTGGGCCCGCCATCAACCCGATGATCAAGGTCGTGAACGTCCTGGCGATTCTGGTGATCGGGATCTTCGCCCACTACTGGAAACTCTAG
- the tal gene encoding transaldolase — MKATQTLHELGQSLWVDNISRQMLDDGLLDRYIREYSVTGLTSNPTIFDHAIAKSHWYDEAIQEHASRGLEGESLFFGLAMEDLRRAADLFRPTYEATEGGDGWVSLEVSPLLAYDANRTLQEAKRIHEAMGRPNLFVKIPGTREGLPAIAESIAEGVSINVTLLFSAEHYAAAADAYMTGLERRKAAGLPLGVVSSVASVFISRWDKAIMGKVPERLRNRLGTTVAKQAYRAYCEVLASDRWRSLEAAGARPQRLLWASTGTKDPHASDILYIRALAAPKTINTMPEETLLAFADHGEIGELLPADGGDASALLAEFHDAGIDVSALAAQLQRDGAEAFVSSWKDLLRSLSERSALLQNA, encoded by the coding sequence ATGAAAGCGACGCAAACACTCCACGAGCTTGGTCAAAGTCTCTGGGTAGACAATATCTCTCGGCAGATGCTCGATGATGGACTGCTCGATCGATATATCCGGGAGTATTCCGTTACCGGATTGACCTCGAATCCGACCATCTTCGACCATGCGATCGCGAAAAGCCATTGGTACGACGAGGCGATTCAGGAGCACGCCTCGCGCGGGCTGGAGGGTGAATCTCTCTTCTTCGGTCTGGCCATGGAGGACCTTCGAAGAGCGGCCGACTTGTTTCGCCCGACCTACGAGGCGACCGAAGGGGGCGACGGCTGGGTCTCCCTGGAGGTTTCGCCGCTGTTGGCTTACGATGCGAATCGCACCTTGCAGGAGGCGAAGCGGATTCATGAAGCCATGGGGCGCCCCAACCTGTTCGTGAAGATCCCCGGTACGCGGGAAGGGCTTCCCGCAATTGCGGAGTCGATCGCCGAAGGGGTCTCCATTAACGTTACGCTCCTTTTCTCCGCTGAACATTACGCGGCGGCGGCCGATGCTTATATGACCGGTCTGGAGCGGCGAAAGGCGGCAGGGCTTCCCTTGGGGGTGGTTTCTTCCGTGGCCTCCGTTTTCATCAGCCGGTGGGACAAGGCGATCATGGGCAAGGTCCCAGAGCGGCTTCGAAACCGGCTGGGGACCACGGTAGCCAAGCAGGCCTACCGTGCCTATTGCGAAGTGCTGGCTTCGGATCGCTGGCGCTCGCTCGAGGCCGCGGGTGCGCGACCCCAGCGGCTTCTCTGGGCCAGCACCGGCACGAAAGATCCACACGCTTCAGACATTCTCTACATTCGCGCCCTTGCCGCCCCAAAGACAATCAACACGATGCCGGAGGAGACGCTGCTGGCCTTTGCGGACCATGGCGAGATTGGAGAGCTTCTTCCGGCCGATGGAGGGGACGCAAGTGCTCTCCTTGCCGAATTCCATGACGCGGGCATCGATGTGTCGGCTCTGGCCGCGCAGCTGCAGCGTGACGGGGCGGAAGCCTTCGTCTCCTCCTGGAAAGATCTCCTGCGATCCCTTTCCGAACGAAGCGCGCTTCTGCAGAACGCCTAG
- a CDS encoding inositol monophosphatase family protein, whose amino-acid sequence MSHRPAELSALSARCARTAVDAALVAGDHLRRSFGGPVIVCEEKAYDIKIETDRQCQGLISQMILHDFPDHRILGEEGNAGSPTGAVEWIVDPLDGTVNFTYGIPHFCTSIAVRLEGELLVGVIFDPIRQELFTAERGRVPRLNGKPIAASKRAHLSEAVCVVGFSRSRAGIEQGLRLVQYLVPRVRKVRLTGSAALDLAYLSAGRIDAYLEQEIHLWDIAAGVLLLQQAGGHMHQFPNPGTDTFRVTATNGRLDLSGLPVDE is encoded by the coding sequence ATGAGTCACCGTCCGGCTGAACTTTCCGCCCTCTCCGCGCGATGCGCACGCACGGCGGTCGACGCCGCCCTCGTTGCCGGAGATCACCTCCGGCGGAGCTTCGGAGGGCCCGTCATCGTCTGCGAGGAGAAGGCCTACGACATCAAGATCGAAACGGATCGGCAGTGCCAGGGGTTGATCTCCCAGATGATCCTGCACGACTTCCCCGATCATCGCATCTTGGGAGAAGAGGGCAACGCGGGGTCGCCCACCGGTGCGGTCGAATGGATCGTCGATCCGCTCGACGGGACGGTGAACTTCACCTACGGAATTCCCCACTTTTGCACCTCGATCGCCGTCCGGCTGGAGGGAGAGCTGCTCGTGGGGGTGATCTTCGATCCGATCCGCCAGGAGCTTTTTACCGCCGAACGGGGTCGCGTTCCCCGACTCAACGGGAAGCCGATCGCCGCAAGCAAGCGAGCTCACCTTTCCGAAGCGGTCTGCGTCGTCGGCTTTTCCCGAAGCCGAGCGGGAATCGAACAGGGGCTACGGCTCGTTCAATACCTCGTCCCGCGCGTCCGAAAGGTCCGGCTCACCGGTTCGGCAGCCCTTGATCTGGCCTACCTGTCCGCCGGACGAATCGACGCTTACTTGGAGCAGGAAATCCACCTCTGGGATATCGCCGCAGGAGTCCTCCTCCTCCAGCAAGCAGGAGGCCACATGCACCAATTTCCCAATCCGGGTACAGACACTTTCCGCGTGACGGCGACCAACGGCCGGCTTGACTTGAGCGGACTGCCGGTTGACGAATAG
- a CDS encoding IS256 family transposase — protein MVMRVETNPLEAAYAVLLEHGLDGAGEALRILVNEAAKIERVEFLGARPYERTAARRDWANGYKPKTVLTKLGELTFEVPQVRSGDFYPSALEKGTRTDQAVNLALAEMYVQGVSTRRVIDVLQRLLGPEIKLSSAQVSRAAARLDEGLKAWRERPLGEVPYLFLDARYEKVRLEGRIVDCAVLIAVGIEATGKRRVLGCEVATSEAEINWRRFLESLLARGLKGVKLIVADDHAGLKAARRAVLPSVPWQRCQFHLQQNAGQFVTRQEAKKTVARQLRTIFNAPDRSEAQRLLREALAQWRTEHPKLGEWAEEAIPESLTVFDFPVEHRVRLRTTNGLERINRELRRRTRVASIFPNPESCLRLISALLAELDDEWMTGKVYLNPNP, from the coding sequence ATGGTAATGCGAGTCGAAACAAACCCTTTGGAAGCAGCCTATGCGGTGCTACTCGAGCATGGGCTGGATGGCGCAGGCGAAGCCTTGCGCATTTTGGTGAATGAAGCGGCCAAAATTGAACGGGTCGAGTTTCTCGGCGCCAGGCCCTACGAGCGCACCGCAGCCCGGCGCGACTGGGCCAACGGTTATAAGCCCAAGACGGTGCTGACCAAGCTGGGCGAGCTCACCTTCGAGGTACCGCAAGTGCGTTCTGGCGACTTCTATCCTTCTGCGCTCGAGAAAGGCACCCGCACCGATCAGGCGGTGAATCTGGCCTTGGCCGAGATGTACGTCCAGGGCGTCTCCACCCGGCGGGTGATCGACGTGTTGCAGCGGCTCTTGGGGCCGGAGATCAAGCTTTCTTCAGCCCAGGTCAGTCGCGCTGCCGCCAGACTCGATGAAGGGCTCAAGGCCTGGCGGGAACGCCCGTTGGGCGAGGTGCCTTATCTCTTTCTGGACGCCCGCTATGAGAAGGTGCGCCTGGAAGGACGGATCGTCGATTGCGCGGTACTGATTGCAGTGGGTATCGAGGCAACGGGCAAGCGCCGGGTGCTGGGCTGCGAGGTGGCTACATCGGAAGCGGAGATCAACTGGCGCCGCTTCCTGGAAAGCCTCCTTGCCCGTGGATTGAAGGGGGTCAAGCTCATCGTTGCCGACGACCACGCGGGACTGAAGGCCGCGCGCCGTGCAGTGTTGCCTTCCGTGCCCTGGCAGCGCTGCCAGTTCCACCTGCAGCAAAACGCCGGTCAGTTTGTCACGCGCCAAGAAGCGAAGAAGACCGTTGCCCGGCAGCTGCGCACGATCTTCAATGCGCCGGATCGAAGCGAGGCCCAGCGGCTGTTACGGGAGGCGCTTGCGCAATGGCGCACGGAGCATCCCAAGCTCGGGGAGTGGGCTGAGGAAGCCATACCAGAAAGCCTGACCGTCTTCGACTTCCCTGTCGAGCACCGCGTGCGGCTGCGCACCACCAACGGCCTGGAGCGCATCAACCGGGAACTCAGACGCCGCACCCGGGTGGCAAGCATCTTCCCCAATCCCGAATCGTGCCTGCGGCTCATTTCCGCCCTGCTGGCCGAACTCGACGACGAGTGGATGACCGGCAAGGTCTATCTCAACCCCAACCCGTAA
- a CDS encoding Uma2 family endonuclease yields the protein MATAALGPYTLKDWLSTPEGEHWELIHGNLVMTGETAGNSKLARKILVALDNYLERHPLGEAAHNTAFGFPGIIDLDREGVVPDLCYIPNDQLSKWDDEANVQKGVIPALVVEILSPSTREIDLVDKVEIYREAGVSEYWILDRSQEAMRIWRFSENPNAPIAVQSFAETITTPLLPGFVLDLPKIRKTLVVGRKCPDQSR from the coding sequence ATGGCAACAGCGGCTCTTGGACCGTACACGCTGAAGGATTGGCTCTCGACTCCCGAGGGAGAACATTGGGAGCTCATCCACGGGAATCTCGTCATGACGGGGGAGACGGCAGGCAATAGCAAGCTGGCGCGGAAAATCCTGGTTGCTCTGGACAACTATCTTGAGCGGCATCCTCTAGGCGAAGCGGCGCACAACACGGCCTTCGGCTTCCCCGGGATCATCGATCTGGACCGTGAGGGCGTCGTTCCCGACCTCTGCTACATCCCAAACGACCAGCTCTCGAAATGGGATGATGAGGCCAACGTCCAAAAAGGCGTGATCCCGGCTCTCGTGGTCGAAATCCTTTCCCCTTCGACTAGGGAGATCGACCTTGTGGACAAGGTCGAGATCTACCGCGAGGCGGGCGTCTCGGAGTATTGGATCCTCGATCGCTCCCAGGAGGCGATGCGGATTTGGAGATTCTCGGAGAATCCGAATGCGCCGATCGCGGTCCAAAGCTTCGCCGAGACCATCACGACTCCACTCCTGCCCGGCTTCGTCCTGGATCTGCCGAAGATCCGGAAGACGCTGGTGGTGGGAAGAAAGTGCCCGGACCAGTCGCGCTAG